A region of the Pseudobacteriovorax antillogorgiicola genome:
CAATCCCAGCCAGAACTCTCCAGCCAGGCTTGCTCTTGAGTATCCCGCTCCCAAGCCCATTGGTACTTTCTCGCTGGCTCTATGCTGGGGCAAATGCGAAGCAATCTTGCCTCAAGATCATAATCTTCTCCCGAAAGCCAACGAAAAAATAGGTTGTCCCCTTGCTTATCAAGCAAAGTCTGTCTGGCACTGATCACAAAGTCCAGATCTAAGCCTAGCATCTGGTAAATGTAGTTGGAAACTCCCTTCAGGTGTAGTTGGTAACCGGCGGGAGTACTTTGGGCTTCGCTAGCATAGACGGACTCTCCAGTTTCTAGCCAGCCTAGCATTTCATTGTGAAGGTCTAGCTCCAAATAAGTCCACACCCGATTCATGATAGCCCACAAGCCAGGTGTGATCACGCAGCGGCCATCGGTATCATCGGTGCAGAGCTTATATAGGAATAGGGCACAGCGGCTTCCCAGATCGACAACGCATATGCGATTGTCATGAATCCACGATAGCCAAGCTTCTGCTGCCCCCTTGTCTTTTGTTGATACCAGATAGAGTAGAACCCCCATGGCCATGTCCCTTGAGAACGAGTTTGGCTCAGGCTGATTGATTCTTCTTGGAGATCGCCAAAATCGACCGTCAGAGCTCTGGGCTTGGCGAACACCTTCACAGCCTATCTCAACGTTGGCTGAACAAAGTAAGCCAGAGAAAAGAGTGCTGTCTCCATCGTCACAAAACTCTTTGGAGGGGTAGCCCTCGCACATAGGAGCCCATTGATTCCAGTTGTCCAGTTGAATCTCTAGCTGAGAGAGAGGCTCATCATCTAATGGACCATATTCGGCATCGGCATTGTCGTTTGTTATAGATTCCGACGGTGGGTGAGTAGGCTGCTGATCTGCAATGGCGTCTTCGGAGTTTTGGGTCTGTTGCTGATCGAAGCTGCTTATGTTTGGTTCGGCTGTATTACCACAAGAAATGCTAGCCGTTGCTATAAAGCCCACAATCAATCCTCTAGCAGTGGGCTTCGAAATTCTTAAGTATATAAACTTAAGATCTAAAGCCTTTTCAGGCGTTTTGCTCCAATGGTTCGTCTTCAAATTGCCCCTCCAACGCTATCTTGATCTGCCGATCAAGGAGATAGTGCTTTTTTAGAATATTCATGAAGTCATCAAGGTGTAGGGGCTTGATCAAAACTTCATCGGCAAGTTGCATGCGATCTACATCTTGTTGGGACATGAACTGTAAAGGTACTCCTGTAAGAAAGAAGAACTTAGCATTGGAATTTCCAGCCTTCAGAGACTGAGTGAACTTAGAAAATATCTCAGGTCCCTTGATGTGTGGCATGTTCACGTCTGAGATAATGAGGTCAGCATCTCGCGCATCTTGTTCGATCTGAACATTCAAAGGATCAGCAAAGGCGCGAACAGACTCAGCTCCTGCATTTTCAAGATAGGCCTGTACTATGTCTAGAATCTCTCTATCGTCATCAATGATAATCGCTTTCATGTCGAAACCTCGCTTGCAATTACAGTACTGCTCTATCCTGCATATTAAACCTGTCGGTCAGGGAAGGTTGATTCCGAGGATTAAATACTTTCATTGTATCCAATGGGAATTCTTGTAGATCACCGGAGCCTGGCGAAAGATTTCGTCTTGGTAAGGTCAAGGCTCGGGAATGCTCGCACTTTATCCTTTGTTTCTCTTGCAAACTCTTTGGGTTATGGTTTCTTACGGGAAAGGCTAAAATAGTCTGTTAGGAGTGGCCGCGAAGGAGTAAGCGTCGCGGCCGTTGATTAGCGCTTCGAAATAGCTTCGAAAACCTCTAGCAGGCTGCTTTTTCTATCAGTAGGCCAATTCCTATCAGGTGGCATTTGGCCACTGCCCGTGCGAGAGAGGCGATCTTGGAGTTTCGACAGGCCGCCTGATCTGACCATCCAATCGCGGAGCTTCGAACTGTCATCAAATGGAATGTAAGGGGCGCGGCTGTTTACAGTGTGGCACGACATACAAGTGCCTAAGGAGCTAGACTCAGACTTATTATGGGTTGATTGATAAAGTTGTCCTGAAGCAGCATTCGACTGTGCTCGTCGCGCCAGGTCTTGACAGTTGAAGTTTGGCCATTGGAATTGGCTATGAACAAAATCTGGATTGGCAGCGAATAGACTGTCGGCATCGAATTGAAAGAATGCTGCCAGTAGGTCTCGGGCTGAATTGCCAGGAACGCTAAAGAAGAATGGGTTGTCGCCCTGAGACATGGTGTGTTCATCAAGAAAAATCCCAACTCCTTCTAGGATGAATCGGAGCTGGGCGATCGATTGAACTTCGCTTATCAATCGATCATGGTTCATCGAGAAAATAATCGGTTCATTAGGGTAAAAGGAGTCATAGCGATTGATAAGGTACTGCTTAAAGTGCGACCGCGTAGCCAATGTATCTTGCCAGAGACCTTCAAACCGCTGCTCAAGGGCAATATGTTGCTGGGGACTTAGATAGTTTTTTAATCGCTGGATTTGGCCTACGGGATCATTGCTTGCGGTACAGCCGTTTAGAATTGCAGCAATGGTATAGGTAAAGGGCGATAGTTTGTCATCATGAGATCGCCAACGATCCATCATGCGTACCATAGCCATTGTTGAAATGTACTGGGTGAAAGTTTCGACCACCTCATTGTAATTTCGTCGCAGGGGTTCAAACTCAAGATAGCTTAAAACTGAGTCTTTTGCAGACTCAGCTTGAATGGCAGTATAGCCATCTTTTTCTTTTTGAGTACCGAATCGGGAGAGATGACTGCCATAGATTTTGGGCCAAAAATCATAAGGCTCCCAGATAGGCCGCGGATCATCTCCATGGCAAGTAAGGCATTTTTTGGGGTTACGCTCGATTTCCATGCCATGTGTGAATCTGAGCTCGTGGAAATTGAACCTCATTGCTTGGGCGTCAAACTCAATGATCTCTACCCGCCTAGTAGTTTGATCTTGATCTTCAGCAAAGGCGAGAATCAAACCACCATAGAATAAGACAGTTCTTGGTTTTTCTGGACTAGCCAATTGCAAGGAGCCTGAGTGGTGAAATAATATAAAGTGCTCAAATAATTTTGGTTCCCTGATCTTGAGATACTCAAGAAAACTCTGATAGTTTGTTGACTGATCTAAATTCTGTTCGATCTCGTCAATGGTTAGTGAGTTGTTGTTGATGTGAGGGTAAAGTCTTGGATAACCCTCATCAAGCTTGATACTGTAGTCTGTAAACGAGTCTATGGCATAAATCGATGTGCTTAAAAATAAGCTAGCGAAAAGTGCTTTTAGACGCATAATCCCTCCTGCGTTCGCATATTGATTTTTAAAGACCTTAATTTTGCTAGAAAGATGCTTACCTTAAGGCAGAGTTTTTCACAAGGCTGCCGTTGATCGGCCAAGGGGCACCAAGATGTGGTGATCGACTAGTTTATATAGTGATTACGATGATTTTCTGTACAAATTATGTTTTAAAAATCTAAATAAAGATAAGATGGTAGGTTTATATTTGAGCAGTATCTGACACTAGAATAGAGGGGAAAGTTGTGCAACTCAATTTTCCCTCTTCAGAGGGATCAATGACACTTGAACTCATTTCAATAGCCTTGCATGGGCATTTTGCTACGATTTTAGTTGGTATAGTCTAAGCCGAACTGGGCTTTAGAGAAGGCGGCCCTGGGGGGCATTCCAGGGCCCCGTGACGCTAGACGGTATAGCTCCCAAAGCAAAGCAAATGATCCTCGGAATCACAAAGCTCGAATGATCCGTCTTTGATCCAAAGGTTTAAGTTTTGGCTCAGCAAAACTGGTTTACAAAAAGACATGGAGAACTCTTTGAAGTCGCCACTCAAAGTTTGATTGATATGGTGAAGGCAAAGATTCAATGAGCCGTAGCCTTGAAGAAAAGCCCGCTTCTGCCCACAAAGCTTGGCACCGAGGGTCGTGGTATGAATAACGTTGTAATCACCGGAAACCTTTGCAAATTGATGGCCAGCGCTTGGTGGCAGAAAGAAGCTTCGTTTTTCGGCGCCTGTTCCAGAAGCCTTTGGTAGCTCTGCAACTCGCTTAGACATACCTTTGAATGGAGCCGCACTAAAGTGCTTGGGATAGACGCAGTCATCTAAGTATTTTTGTTCGCAGCGTCGCACGAACCAGTAATCCCGATGACTACGGATCAATTCATCGCGATCATTTCTTACAGTCCCACTAACGACTAAGATACACTGCCCCTCACGTTCGATCACGTCCTCTAAATGCATATGGAGAGTGAATAGGTCTCCAACCTTCGTTTTTATATCTGGATTGTGAAACTCCATATCGCCGCGAAGATGGAGAATGGTGGAAAAATTAATCCCCATCTGGGACAGCAATTCGAATAAGCCGAATGCACCTGCACTGTTGTAGTATGTCAGCGGCGATGGCCGCTGATGGCCTAGAGCACCAACAAATCGATTCCAGTTCTTGTAATCCTGTCGGCTCAGTTGGGCTTGCCTGGTGACCGGCTGCACCGTCTCAGAAAACTTAGGTCGATGGGGTCTGAGCAAACCTTGGGTCATCTCATAGATATACTTAGGGAGATAGCTTGGGTGATGCAAGTCCACCAAGTTCTCTGTGCGGGTTCCAGGGTAAGCAACCTGGACATTTGAAATTGCCATGATAATCCTCACTCTATGGTTCTGATCTAGCCCCTCCACCAGGAGTGCCGGCAAGGGGCTTGCAAACCTGATTGTCGGTAATTGACATGGCAATTGATAATGTTTTAAGTGCTTCTTTCAAAGATTAAACCCTACAATTTCGATGTTTTTTTCGGCATGGGTGTTCATTACGGTGTAAGTAATTTCTCTTTCAAAATAAGGCAAAGATTCACATCTCCTAAGTCTCGATCGTGACCAAGTATTCTGATTATTTTTAAAGATTTCAATGGTCGAGCGCTAAGGATGAAGTCGTCATGAAGGACGTTCGGTTTTGTATGATTCGATTCAAAAGCCGAGGAATGATGAAGACTCCCTTATTCAGGGAGTCAGCAAACACCTTTGAGTTGAAAGCTATTGTTGCAGGAAAAGCTCCATGGCGCCATAGGCTCGGGCAGCTGCAACAGGGTTGTATTCAGCAACGCCAGGCACGTTTGCAGTTGGGTCGGTGAATGAATGAACGGTATTGCTAAAATTCACAAAGGTCCAATCAACACTGGCTGCTGTCATCTCGTCCTCAAAAGAGCGGATTTCGCTAGCTGGGACGATAGGGTCATCAGCGCCGTTGAAAACTAGAATTGAACCCTTGATTTGTTTGGCGTCTGCGGGAGTGGGACTGCTTAGATTGCCATGAAAGCTAACAAAGTAGGGTAGGTTTACACCACTGCGGGCAAGTTCCAGGCTAGTAGTACCACCAAAGCAAAAGCCGATGGCGGCCAATGGCTTAGACTTAGATTCCAATCCAGTATCAGCCAATCGCAGCCTGAATTCAGCCAGTGCTTTTTGAGCGCGACGCCTCAGCAATTCGCGATCTCCAGTAAGGCTGCCAGACGCTTGGGCAGCTTCCTCTTGGTTTGAGGGGCGTGTGTCGATCCCATAAACGTCGGCGAGTAAAACATTGTAGCCTTTCTCAGCAAAAAGTTCGGCTTTGGCAACTGATGCTTCGGTATCTGGCCCGAGCCAATTGGGAAACATAAGTACGTTTGCTTTAGATTCCGATTGGCTGGCGATAAACCGCGATTCGAATGTAACGCCATCGAGTTCGTATTGAATCAGTTCCTGGCCTTTGCCGACAGGCTGGACAGGTTGGGCAAGAGCGATTCCGCTGGTCATCAAAGCAGCTAAACCGAAAGTCGAAAGAATCCGTTTCATAAATTTCTCCTTGGATTGCGCACAGACAGTTGTTTTATTTGCCTCGGTTTTAACATAGGAAGCTTTGGTCTTGAAATGGCGGAAAGGTTGCATTTATTCTTGCCTACTTATGCAGCTTTCCAATCCATGAAATATCGTCTAAGAGCCGCTTCGCTCCAAAGTTACCTTGATAAACTTTGAGGTGGGGGTTTGAGACTCAGCGGCATAGGATTCAAGTGGCACAAGGACATTTGCTTCTGGGAAATAGGCAGCTAAGCAGCGCCGAGGAATATCGTATGGAATCACGCGAAAACATTGGCCGACGCGGGTTTGCTTTTTAAAGTGGCTGGTGATGTCCAGCTCCTCGTTTTTGGTGAGTCCTAAAGTATCCATGTCATCAGGGTTCATAAATAAGACCCGACGGCCTTGGTAGATTCCACGGTAGCGATCATCCAGCCCGTAAATGGTAGTGTTGTACTGGTCATGGGAGCGAATGGTCATCAGAATGAACTCGTCTGCGTTAAGTGTCCACTCTTGCAAAGGGCTAATCGCGAAAGATGCCTTGCCCCCCAGTTCTGGCTTAAAGGAGCGTTTATCCCGTGGTGGGTTCGTCAGATAGAAGCCATAGTCCTGGCGAACCAGCTCATCATAGCGCCCAAAGTCTGGAAGGACTTTGCCAATGTCATCGCGAATGCGTTTGTAGTCGTGCTCGTAGTCAAGCCATGGTATTTGGGAGGAGTCGAGGCAGTGATAAGAAAGCTGACAGACAATGGCAACCTCACTACGCCAATGCTCAGAAAGAGGCTTTCTTTGGCCCTCCGAACGATGAACGAAACCCATGGAGTTTTCAACCGTCACAAACTGAGGTCCGCTGCCTTGAATGTCTAGCTCGGAGCGCGCTAAACATGGCAAAATCAATGCCTCCCTACCCGTAATAAGGTGAGAACGATTGAGTTTGGTGGAGATCTGGACGCTGAGCTCTAGCTTGCGCAAGCCCTGGGCTGTCAGCTCTGTATCGGGAGAGGCTGACAAAAAATTGCCGCCCATGGAGATCAAGACATCGACGTCACCGGCAATCATCGCTTTGATACTATCAACCACATCGTAGCCAGGGTCTTTGGGAAATGATAGACCATAGAGTTTTTCAAGAGACCCAACAAAATCAGAGCTTGGCTTTTCATAGATCCCGACGGTTCGATTCCCTTGCACATTAGAATGACCACGGACGGGGCAAAGCCCCGAGCCAGGTTTACCAATAAACCCACCAAGTAAATGAAGGTTGCATAGTTCACGGATGGTAGCCACAGCATCGGGTTGCTGGGTTAAACCCATGGCCCAGCAAGATATGACTGCTTTGCTACTCATTATCTGCTGTGCTAGCTGATGGATCTCGTTCTGAGAAACTCCGGACACTTCTTCTAAAACTTGCCAGGACAGACGATTAATTTCTTGGGCCCATGAGCCAAAATCCTCACATGAATCGAGGATAAAATCAGGATCTAAGCCTTGCGGATGTTTTTCCAGGATGGCTTTGGCCAGGCCTTGGAACAGAGCGCGGTCGCCATTAATGCGAATGGGGATATGCTTGTTGGCGAGGGGGGTGCCACTGCCTAGCATATCTTTAAGATGCTGAGGGTGTTGAAATGCCTTGAGGCCAGCTTCAAACAAAGGGTTAATGGATACAATGTGAGCCCCGTTTTTTACCGCCTGTTGCAACGCTGACAGCATCCGGGGGTGGTTGGTCCCAGGGTTTTGGCCGATCACGAGAATCAAGTCGGCCTTGTCAAAGTCCTCTAGTTTAACTGTTCCCTTGCCGATCCCTATGCTTTGGTTCAAAGCTGTGCCACTGGACTCATGACAGAGGTTCGAGCAGTCGGGGAGGTTATTGGTGCCAATAGCCTTAGCCATCAGTTGATAAAGAAAGGCAGCTTCATTGCTAGTGCGGCCCGAGGTATAAAATACAGCCCTATGGGGGGATGCTAGCTCCCGTAGACGAGCCGCAATCATAGCGAAAGCCTCTTCCCAGGAAATCGCTTGATAGTGGTTCGAGTCATGCTTTAAAACCATAGGCTGTTCGATGCGTCCCAGTTGTCCTAGCTGGTAGTCGCTCAGTTGAGATAGCTCTTCAACACTATGAGCCTTAAAGAACTCGGGGTGGAGCATCTTATAGGTGGCTTCTTCAGCCAAAGCCTTGGCTCCATTTTCGCAAAACTCAGCAAAGGAGCGTTTGCCATCAGGGTCGGGCCACGCACAACCAGGGCAGTCAAAGCCCTTCCTTTGGTTCATTCTGGCTATCAGCCGATTGCCCTCTAGCAAGCCTACTTCACGCCAGAGAAATTTTTGGCTACTTAGTACGGCGGGCCAGCCACCAGCCCTTTTTCCTGGCTGTTTGATATGGATACTGTGGTCCGATATTATTGGGGCTGTACACACTTGCCGCTTGTTTTTCACAGGATAATCCTCTCTTCACCGCTATATATATTGAAACTGCTAGATTTTACGAAGCCTATCATCGTGATCCCCAGATCCTGGGCCATGCAGATCGCTAAGCTTGAAGGAGCCCCCACGCTAATGATGATTGGGATTCCCAC
Encoded here:
- a CDS encoding dienelactone hydrolase family protein, which gives rise to MKRILSTFGLAALMTSGIALAQPVQPVGKGQELIQYELDGVTFESRFIASQSESKANVLMFPNWLGPDTEASVAKAELFAEKGYNVLLADVYGIDTRPSNQEEAAQASGSLTGDRELLRRRAQKALAEFRLRLADTGLESKSKPLAAIGFCFGGTTSLELARSGVNLPYFVSFHGNLSSPTPADAKQIKGSILVFNGADDPIVPASEIRSFEDEMTAASVDWTFVNFSNTVHSFTDPTANVPGVAEYNPVAAARAYGAMELFLQQ
- a CDS encoding response regulator → MKAIIIDDDREILDIVQAYLENAGAESVRAFADPLNVQIEQDARDADLIISDVNMPHIKGPEIFSKFTQSLKAGNSNAKFFFLTGVPLQFMSQQDVDRMQLADEVLIKPLHLDDFMNILKKHYLLDRQIKIALEGQFEDEPLEQNA
- a CDS encoding MaoC family dehydratase N-terminal domain-containing protein, with amino-acid sequence MAISNVQVAYPGTRTENLVDLHHPSYLPKYIYEMTQGLLRPHRPKFSETVQPVTRQAQLSRQDYKNWNRFVGALGHQRPSPLTYYNSAGAFGLFELLSQMGINFSTILHLRGDMEFHNPDIKTKVGDLFTLHMHLEDVIEREGQCILVVSGTVRNDRDELIRSHRDYWFVRRCEQKYLDDCVYPKHFSAAPFKGMSKRVAELPKASGTGAEKRSFFLPPSAGHQFAKVSGDYNVIHTTTLGAKLCGQKRAFLQGYGSLNLCLHHINQTLSGDFKEFSMSFCKPVLLSQNLNLWIKDGSFELCDSEDHLLCFGSYTV
- a CDS encoding FdhF/YdeP family oxidoreductase encodes the protein MKNKRQVCTAPIISDHSIHIKQPGKRAGGWPAVLSSQKFLWREVGLLEGNRLIARMNQRKGFDCPGCAWPDPDGKRSFAEFCENGAKALAEEATYKMLHPEFFKAHSVEELSQLSDYQLGQLGRIEQPMVLKHDSNHYQAISWEEAFAMIAARLRELASPHRAVFYTSGRTSNEAAFLYQLMAKAIGTNNLPDCSNLCHESSGTALNQSIGIGKGTVKLEDFDKADLILVIGQNPGTNHPRMLSALQQAVKNGAHIVSINPLFEAGLKAFQHPQHLKDMLGSGTPLANKHIPIRINGDRALFQGLAKAILEKHPQGLDPDFILDSCEDFGSWAQEINRLSWQVLEEVSGVSQNEIHQLAQQIMSSKAVISCWAMGLTQQPDAVATIRELCNLHLLGGFIGKPGSGLCPVRGHSNVQGNRTVGIYEKPSSDFVGSLEKLYGLSFPKDPGYDVVDSIKAMIAGDVDVLISMGGNFLSASPDTELTAQGLRKLELSVQISTKLNRSHLITGREALILPCLARSELDIQGSGPQFVTVENSMGFVHRSEGQRKPLSEHWRSEVAIVCQLSYHCLDSSQIPWLDYEHDYKRIRDDIGKVLPDFGRYDELVRQDYGFYLTNPPRDKRSFKPELGGKASFAISPLQEWTLNADEFILMTIRSHDQYNTTIYGLDDRYRGIYQGRRVLFMNPDDMDTLGLTKNEELDITSHFKKQTRVGQCFRVIPYDIPRRCLAAYFPEANVLVPLESYAAESQTPTSKFIKVTLERSGS